Proteins from one Dromiciops gliroides isolate mDroGli1 chromosome 6, mDroGli1.pri, whole genome shotgun sequence genomic window:
- the SPINK2 gene encoding serine protease inhibitor Kazal-type 2 produces MKLFFVVFPLFVMLLTEDFTVASSYDAFYEGDTNSIIEPNCKQYGIPGCPRNLNPVCGTDSITYSNECLLCEKNREQGGDIKIKWKGVC; encoded by the exons ATGAAGCTGTTTTTCGTTGTGTTCCCCCTGTTCGTGATGCTTCTGACCGAGGACTTCACAG tGGCTTCATCCTATGATGCTTTCTATGAGGGTGACACCAACTCAATAATAGAA CCAAACTGCAAACAATATGGCATTCCAGGATGTCCAAGAAACTTAAACCCTGTATGTGGAACAGACTCTATAACCTATTCCAATGAATGTCTACTTTGTGAGAAAAATAG GGAGCAAGGCGGGGATATTAAAATCAAGTGGAAGGGAGTTTGCTGA